Proteins found in one Vagococcus carniphilus genomic segment:
- a CDS encoding chorismate mutase: MLEKIRDEINQIDQEIVKLLEKRYICVDEVVRIKKENNIPVLDNNREKEVREKIANSIEKTEYKEAIVETFQQIMDVSKEYQKNKK; this comes from the coding sequence ATGTTAGAGAAAATAAGAGATGAAATTAATCAAATTGATCAAGAAATTGTAAAACTACTTGAAAAACGCTATATCTGTGTGGATGAAGTGGTACGTATTAAAAAAGAGAATAATATACCTGTGCTAGATAATAATAGAGAAAAAGAAGTTCGCGAAAAGATAGCAAATTCAATTGAAAAAACAGAATATAAAGAAGCAATTGTTGAAACGTTTCAACAAATAATGGATGTTTCGAAAGAATATCAGAAAAATAAAAAATAA
- a CDS encoding TetR/AcrR family transcriptional regulator, translating to MSKQRYDGDQTREDILIAAGKLFREQGFQKTSIQSIVLELNGLSKGAIYHHFPSKEAILDELMRHFMPSEALIESIRSDKELSGLEKIQTLFLNAMFHVDVQKFLPFSPNFTKEPLLSLKYVKLTQDVFIPEIAAFIKEGNEDGSLDVPNPDLIAEVILFLLTTWYNATLFSNSLDNFYQKLETSQYVLKQIGVDVIDSRVLSKIKEGIEAMTHEEILEN from the coding sequence ATGTCAAAACAACGCTATGATGGCGATCAAACAAGAGAAGATATTTTAATAGCTGCCGGCAAGCTTTTTAGAGAACAAGGATTTCAAAAAACGTCTATTCAATCGATTGTACTTGAATTAAATGGTTTATCTAAAGGTGCTATTTATCATCACTTTCCATCGAAAGAAGCTATTTTAGATGAATTAATGCGTCACTTTATGCCAAGTGAAGCTCTAATTGAAAGTATTCGTTCTGATAAGGAACTTTCAGGTTTAGAAAAAATTCAAACTTTATTTTTAAATGCGATGTTTCACGTCGATGTTCAAAAGTTTTTACCTTTTTCACCTAATTTTACTAAGGAACCACTATTATCCTTAAAATACGTAAAATTAACTCAAGATGTTTTTATTCCAGAAATTGCTGCATTTATTAAAGAAGGTAATGAGGATGGTTCTTTAGACGTCCCAAATCCAGATTTAATAGCAGAAGTTATTCTATTTCTATTAACAACTTGGTATAACGCAACCCTGTTTTCTAATTCACTAGATAACTTCTATCAGAAATTAGAAACTTCTCAATACGTTTTAAAACAAATCGGTGTCGATGTAATTGACTCGCGAGTTTTATCAAAAATAAAAGAAGGAATTGAGGCAATGACACATGAAGAAATTTTGGAAAATTAG
- a CDS encoding DUF1542 domain-containing protein — protein MNDKNGLKKRYKMYKSGKFWVVAGLFFLGTGTLKVTVANAEGLNLMGNDQTAIHSILNYSASLNPLDAKLVDRNMTISDNLNNPQTAPIDEDSEYYTNRVYKNIAETEYYTISVPREKRQNEAVKNMKIIEWKKSGKDYTKVKTTILKPGEKYSVNEKEFSLFASGQRYYYRTLSTGEKETAPGTVKIAYDWLTKNITETLHTANGYTTANPASSIGVPFPGEITTTVTFRDNLGRKVNDSSGKEIPDETYTLLNGQTYQYDEKALLDIPGYTLKKPGNMTGALQDPDTKEVSIKFVYEFDKEAYKEIKLADLDKVIQETNDKINGDTNLTEAEKGKQLKEVEEAGNTAKKAIEAADTADKLNAAFETGKKDIESKYVKGTPLDEQKTKALADLDKVIQGTNKKINDDNNLTQVEKDKQLKEVEEAGKAAEGAINKANTADELKTALDTGKGILRGNILQEHL, from the coding sequence TTGAACGATAAAAATGGATTAAAAAAACGCTATAAAATGTATAAGTCAGGTAAATTTTGGGTGGTAGCAGGGCTATTCTTTTTAGGAACAGGAACTTTAAAAGTAACTGTTGCGAATGCAGAAGGTCTTAATTTAATGGGGAATGATCAAACAGCTATTCATAGTATTTTAAATTATTCAGCTAGTTTAAATCCGTTGGACGCAAAATTGGTAGATAGAAATATGACGATTAGTGACAATCTTAATAATCCACAAACTGCACCAATTGATGAAGATTCAGAGTATTACACAAATAGAGTTTATAAAAATATTGCTGAAACAGAATACTATACAATATCAGTTCCAAGAGAAAAACGTCAGAATGAAGCAGTAAAAAACATGAAAATAATTGAATGGAAAAAAAGTGGTAAAGATTATACAAAAGTTAAAACAACTATTTTAAAACCTGGTGAAAAATATTCAGTAAATGAGAAAGAATTCTCCCTTTTTGCATCAGGTCAGAGATATTACTATCGAACACTAAGTACTGGTGAGAAAGAAACAGCACCAGGAACTGTAAAGATTGCTTATGATTGGTTAACAAAAAATATTACAGAGACACTTCATACAGCCAATGGTTATACTACAGCAAATCCAGCTTCATCAATTGGAGTTCCATTCCCAGGTGAGATAACAACAACTGTAACCTTTAGGGATAATTTGGGACGAAAGGTTAATGACTCATCAGGTAAAGAAATTCCAGATGAAACCTATACTTTACTAAATGGTCAAACGTATCAATATGATGAAAAAGCGTTACTTGATATACCTGGTTATACACTTAAAAAACCAGGAAATATGACGGGAGCTTTACAAGATCCTGATACTAAAGAAGTATCAATTAAATTTGTTTATGAATTTGATAAAGAAGCATATAAAGAAATTAAATTAGCTGATTTAGATAAAGTGATTCAAGAGACGAATGATAAAATAAATGGAGATACAAATTTAACAGAAGCTGAAAAAGGAAAACAACTAAAAGAAGTTGAAGAAGCAGGGAATACAGCTAAAAAAGCTATTGAAGCTGCAGATACAGCTGATAAATTAAATGCAGCATTTGAGACTGGTAAAAAAGATATTGAAAGTAAGTACGTTAAAGGAACACCTTTAGATGAACAAAAAACAAAGGCATTAGCCGATTTAGATAAAGTTATTCAAGGTACTAATAAAAAAATTAATGACGATAACAATTTAACGCAAGTTGAAAAAGATAAGCAATTAAAAGAAGTTGAAGAAGCAGGAAAAGCAGCTGAAGGAGCAATCAATAAAGCCAATACAGCTGATGAGTTGAAAACGGCATTAGATACAGGTAAAGGTATATTGAGGGGAAATATATTGCAGGAACACCTTTAG
- a CDS encoding GNAT family N-acetyltransferase, which translates to MLDLRIRKMELSDIEKIDKAFTNQGWEKRTDVLTNYLTEQAEGKREVLIAAENEEVVGYLTILPLAKEGPFKNKFPEIVDFNVFTAFQNRGVGRSLLSVAEARVMNETNILTLGVGLHSGYGVAQRLYVKMGYCPDGSGVWYNDKLLKQGESCTNGDNLVLYLMKQLDE; encoded by the coding sequence ATGTTAGATTTACGAATAAGAAAAATGGAATTATCTGATATTGAAAAAATAGATAAAGCTTTTACAAATCAGGGGTGGGAAAAAAGAACAGATGTCTTAACGAATTATTTGACTGAGCAAGCAGAAGGGAAGAGAGAGGTTTTAATTGCAGCTGAAAATGAAGAAGTTGTTGGCTATCTAACGATTCTTCCATTGGCAAAAGAAGGACCATTTAAAAATAAATTTCCAGAAATAGTTGATTTTAATGTCTTTACTGCTTTTCAAAATAGAGGAGTAGGACGTTCGCTTTTATCTGTAGCTGAAGCAAGAGTTATGAATGAAACGAATATTTTAACGCTTGGTGTTGGGCTTCATTCAGGGTATGGTGTTGCTCAAAGATTATATGTGAAAATGGGGTATTGTCCTGACGGTTCTGGTGTTTGGTATAATGATAAGCTTTTAAAGCAAGGTGAATCCTGTACGAATGGTGATAACTTAGTTCTTTATTTGATGAAACAATTAGATGAGTAG
- a CDS encoding GNAT family N-acetyltransferase, giving the protein MVHKTKLVFPSIEMANALKKYRTEFEETGDTMHGVSSLEKFTEINDWLEHLKAYESKETLPNKNFVPSFQYVLYDTLTHEILGAVSIRTELNDCLRQVGGHIGYSVAPSKRRKGYGRLILKEALKKAEGHGLKRVLVTCDEDNIPSAKVIEANEGVLESIVLDSESNKQVKQYWINL; this is encoded by the coding sequence ATGGTTCATAAAACAAAACTCGTTTTTCCGTCTATTGAAATGGCTAATGCTCTTAAAAAATACCGAACAGAGTTTGAAGAGACAGGAGATACCATGCATGGTGTTAGCTCTTTGGAAAAATTTACTGAGATTAACGATTGGTTAGAACATTTAAAAGCCTATGAGTCAAAAGAAACATTACCTAATAAAAATTTCGTTCCTAGTTTTCAATATGTTTTATATGATACTTTAACTCATGAGATTTTAGGAGCAGTATCTATCAGAACTGAATTAAATGACTGTTTACGACAAGTAGGAGGACACATTGGTTATTCGGTTGCTCCATCTAAACGGCGTAAAGGATATGGGCGACTCATCTTAAAAGAAGCTCTAAAAAAAGCTGAGGGTCACGGATTAAAACGTGTGTTAGTTACCTGTGATGAGGATAATATACCTTCTGCCAAAGTGATTGAAGCAAATGAAGGAGTCTTAGAATCTATTGTTCTAGATTCTGAAAGTAATAAACAAGTAAAACAATACTGGATTAACTTATAA
- a CDS encoding NAD-dependent protein deacylase, producing MNQEAIDLIKKSQRIVFMTGAGVSTPSGIPDYRSMTGVYKGIENPEYLLSHTCLMEEPEKFYDFVKQLYHEEAMPNVIHQGMKKLETAHDVSIISQNIDGLHDKAGSQKVVNFHGNLNDCYCMACGQKVSSSQYLISSIHENCGGRVRPNVVLYEEGLSEEGIQSSVQWLEQADLVVIVGTTFKVYPFSGLIDYRNPKSKILVINNEPIYLQAPHLFVQESAETFFKEFV from the coding sequence ATGAATCAGGAAGCAATTGATTTAATTAAAAAAAGTCAGCGAATCGTTTTTATGACTGGAGCTGGCGTTTCAACGCCTTCAGGGATTCCAGATTATCGTTCTATGACTGGCGTTTATAAGGGAATCGAAAATCCAGAGTATTTGCTTAGTCATACTTGTTTGATGGAAGAACCTGAAAAGTTTTATGATTTTGTGAAACAACTTTATCATGAAGAAGCAATGCCTAATGTTATTCATCAAGGAATGAAAAAGCTTGAAACTGCTCATGATGTTAGTATTATTTCTCAAAATATAGATGGTTTACATGATAAAGCAGGTAGCCAAAAAGTCGTGAATTTCCATGGTAATCTTAATGATTGCTACTGTATGGCTTGTGGGCAAAAGGTTTCCTCAAGTCAATATCTTATCTCTTCTATTCATGAAAATTGCGGTGGAAGAGTAAGACCTAATGTGGTTTTATATGAGGAAGGTTTATCTGAAGAGGGAATTCAATCTTCTGTTCAGTGGCTTGAACAAGCTGATTTAGTTGTTATTGTAGGAACCACTTTTAAAGTATATCCATTTAGTGGATTAATTGATTACAGGAATCCAAAAAGCAAAATATTAGTGATTAATAATGAGCCAATCTATTTACAAGCACCTCATTTATTTGTTCAAGAATCAGCAGAAACATTTTTTAAAGAGTTCGTTTAG
- the yqeK gene encoding bis(5'-nucleosyl)-tetraphosphatase (symmetrical) YqeK, whose amino-acid sequence MLIENYNITFPKEITSIEDKMFFYFNCFDLEKIAKHSLEVATEAKRLAPQFQIDEEKAYFAALLHDIGNVVPSEKQLLLAKELKLHVVEAEEILPFLLHQKLSAYLAEKIFLVTDQELLSAMACHTTLKAQATGLDKLIFISDKVKWDHSDRAPFLDDVEQALTVSLNQACLVYLEWAFNQGMPVIHPMFQEAYNELKHS is encoded by the coding sequence ATGCTTATTGAAAATTACAATATAACTTTTCCAAAAGAAATAACTTCTATTGAAGATAAAATGTTTTTTTATTTTAATTGTTTTGACTTAGAAAAAATCGCTAAACATTCATTAGAGGTCGCCACAGAAGCTAAAAGATTAGCTCCTCAATTTCAAATAGATGAAGAAAAAGCCTATTTTGCCGCTTTACTCCATGATATAGGAAATGTTGTTCCTAGCGAGAAACAACTTTTACTAGCAAAAGAACTTAAGTTACATGTAGTTGAAGCAGAAGAAATACTCCCTTTTTTGCTTCATCAAAAATTATCTGCTTATCTAGCTGAAAAAATCTTTTTAGTGACTGACCAGGAGCTGCTTTCTGCTATGGCTTGTCATACAACACTAAAAGCTCAGGCAACTGGCTTAGATAAACTTATTTTCATCTCAGATAAAGTTAAATGGGATCATTCTGATAGAGCACCTTTTCTAGATGATGTGGAACAAGCTTTAACAGTTTCTTTAAACCAAGCCTGTCTCGTCTATCTAGAATGGGCCTTTAATCAAGGAATGCCTGTTATTCATCCAATGTTTCAAGAAGCTTATAATGAATTAAAACATAGCTAG
- a CDS encoding DUF1269 domain-containing protein — MATNEKVIIMSFDEESKSYQAFSELKKLHQSGNIKGEQMAILEHRSNHNLEPKDFIDFTGADKNFKGSMIGMLVGILGGPLGVLLGWFTGSLIGSSKDVKEVKSAMSIFEKAIAIIPEGETGLIIICDEPNTGHINDIALTQLNGKIERLDRDVVEEEIEEAQKTQEEAEDSAKKRWFKK; from the coding sequence ATGGCAACTAATGAAAAAGTAATTATTATGAGTTTTGACGAAGAAAGTAAATCTTATCAAGCTTTTTCCGAATTAAAGAAATTACACCAATCTGGAAATATCAAAGGTGAACAAATGGCAATTTTAGAACACCGTTCTAACCATAATCTTGAACCAAAGGATTTTATTGATTTTACAGGTGCGGATAAAAACTTTAAAGGCAGTATGATTGGTATGCTAGTCGGGATTCTCGGAGGCCCTCTAGGTGTCTTACTAGGCTGGTTTACAGGTAGTTTGATTGGTTCTTCTAAGGACGTTAAAGAAGTCAAAAGTGCGATGTCTATTTTTGAGAAAGCAATAGCTATTATTCCTGAAGGTGAAACGGGATTGATTATCATTTGTGACGAGCCAAATACAGGTCACATTAATGATATCGCCTTGACTCAACTTAACGGAAAAATTGAACGTTTAGACCGAGATGTTGTAGAAGAAGAAATTGAAGAAGCTCAAAAAACACAAGAAGAAGCAGAAGATAGTGCTAAGAAACGTTGGTTTAAAAAATAA
- a CDS encoding DUF1542 domain-containing protein, producing MEEQQTQALENLDKVVKATKEKINADDNLTKAQKEEQLTTVDNASDTAKKAINESKTADELKLALENGTKDIESKYHPGAPLDEQKTTALVDLDKVITDTKEKINGDTNLTETEKKEQLKEVDDAAAVAKKEISDATNAENLSKALEKGTKDIESKYHPGTPLDKQKEKALTDLEKVMTDTKKAIDADPTLTKEEKEVQKKAVNETGQLTKDAINGTNTADELEKAVETGTASIIKEHKPGDGLDVRKEASKELIDKAVAETKEAIKNDPTLTKEEKEVQTKLAEEAGETAKEVINKAENADQINQETAKGIEIVNNQHKSGDSLDLRKEEAKKAIDEEAKLIKEKIANEPTLTKEEKEIQSNKVDEEASKAKESIDEATTADSVDEAKGKGIELIDKQYQPGTSLDVRKEAAKDAIDEEAKLIKEKIANEPTLTKEEKEIQSNKVDEEASKAKETIDEATTADSVDEAKGKGIELIDNQYQPGSSLDVRKEAAKDAIDEEAKIVKEKIANDSTLTAEEKEIQSNKVDGKALKAKETIDAATTADNVDEAKGKGIELIDKQYQPGSSLDVRKDSAKEAIDAEAAKIKERINNDPTLTAEEKAIQSGGVDQEVVNAKDAIDAATTADGVDEAKGKGIELIDKQHQSGNSLDTRKDSAKEAIDAEAAKIKERINNDPTLTAEEKTAQSGGVDQEATNAKSAIDAATTADGVDEAKGKGIELINNQYQPGVSIDSRKEAAKKAIDQEANLIKERINNDPTLTNEEKASQSSNADAEAVKAKESIDAAVDANGVDSSKGQGITNIDNQYQTSQPLEERKEAAKAGIDEATQSAKERIANDLTLTDEEKATQSAGVDAEAAKAKEAIDAAVDASGVDSSKGQGVTNIDNNYQPGTALNERKELAKADIDEAAQATKEKINNDPTLTDEEKATQSAGVDEAATKAKETIDAAVDANGVDRAKGEGITNIDKNYQPGTPLNKRKELAKADIDEAAKATKEKINNDVTLTNEEKATQSAGVDEAATKAKEAIDAAESADAVDASKGEGITNIDKAYQPGSALDLRKEEAKKAIDAAAKATKEKINNDATLTKAEKEKQSNSVDTEATKAKKAIDVAETADAVDASKGEGITNIDKAYQPGSALDLRKEDAKKAIDEAAKVTKEKINNDVTLTKEEKKKQNDVVDAEATKAKKAIDVAKTADAVDASKGEGITNIDKAYQPGSALDLRKEDAKKAIDEAAKATKEKINNDATLTKAEKEKQSDAVDTEATKAKKAIDVAKTADAVDASKGEGITNIDKAYQPGSALDLRKEEAKKAIDEAAKATKEKINNDVTLTKEEKKKQNDAVDAEAKKAKAAIVAAKTPDEIDQAKGQGITDVSKQHESGKAINEQKEIAKNELDKVAEATKEKIRNDENLTNSQKEAQIKAVDEALVKAKIEIDKATTADAIVKTKLESITLVESQYKPGKKITGINTGGKGTSSGGGYTSSGTSGKTGYSALPKTGSEQNGYLAGLVGFVLSGLALLGFRKRRETEEK from the coding sequence TTGGAGGAACAACAAACACAAGCTCTAGAAAATTTAGATAAAGTTGTAAAAGCGACAAAAGAAAAGATTAATGCAGACGATAACTTAACTAAGGCTCAAAAAGAAGAACAATTGACAACAGTCGATAATGCTTCAGATACTGCTAAGAAAGCAATCAACGAATCTAAGACAGCTGATGAGTTAAAACTTGCTCTAGAGAATGGTACAAAAGATATTGAAAGTAAATATCACCCAGGAGCACCTTTAGATGAGCAAAAAACGACAGCTTTAGTGGATTTAGATAAGGTTATTACAGATACAAAAGAGAAAATAAATGGTGACACTAATTTAACTGAAACTGAAAAGAAAGAACAGTTAAAAGAAGTCGATGATGCTGCTGCAGTGGCTAAAAAAGAAATATCAGATGCAACAAATGCAGAAAATTTATCTAAAGCATTGGAAAAAGGAACGAAAGATATTGAAAGTAAATATCACCCAGGAACACCTTTAGATAAGCAAAAAGAAAAAGCATTAACTGATTTAGAAAAAGTAATGACTGACACGAAAAAAGCGATTGATGCAGATCCAACTTTAACAAAAGAGGAAAAAGAAGTTCAAAAGAAAGCAGTAAATGAAACAGGCCAATTAACTAAAGATGCTATTAATGGAACAAATACAGCAGATGAGCTTGAAAAAGCTGTCGAAACAGGTACAGCGTCTATTATTAAAGAACATAAACCAGGTGATGGTTTAGACGTGAGAAAAGAAGCGTCTAAAGAGTTAATTGATAAGGCAGTAGCTGAAACGAAAGAAGCTATTAAAAATGATCCAACCTTAACTAAAGAAGAAAAAGAAGTTCAAACTAAGTTAGCTGAAGAAGCAGGTGAAACAGCTAAAGAGGTAATTAATAAAGCTGAAAACGCAGATCAAATCAATCAAGAAACTGCAAAAGGTATCGAAATAGTTAATAATCAACATAAATCAGGTGATAGCTTAGACCTACGTAAAGAAGAAGCTAAAAAAGCAATTGACGAAGAGGCAAAACTCATCAAAGAAAAAATTGCTAATGAACCAACATTGACAAAAGAAGAGAAAGAAATTCAAAGTAACAAAGTTGATGAAGAAGCATCAAAAGCAAAAGAGTCAATTGATGAAGCAACAACAGCAGATAGTGTAGATGAAGCTAAAGGAAAAGGTATTGAATTAATTGATAAACAGTACCAACCAGGCACTTCATTAGATGTAAGAAAAGAAGCAGCTAAAGATGCAATTGATGAAGAAGCGAAACTTATTAAAGAAAAAATTGCTAACGAACCAACACTGACAAAAGAAGAAAAAGAAATTCAAAGTAATAAAGTTGATGAAGAAGCATCAAAAGCAAAAGAAACAATTGATGAAGCAACAACAGCAGACAGTGTGGATGAAGCTAAAGGAAAAGGTATTGAATTAATCGATAACCAGTACCAACCAGGTAGTTCATTAGACGTTAGAAAAGAAGCAGCAAAAGATGCAATTGATGAAGAAGCAAAAATTGTTAAAGAAAAAATTGCTAATGATTCAACATTGACAGCTGAAGAGAAAGAAATCCAAAGTAATAAAGTTGATGGGAAAGCATTAAAAGCAAAAGAAACAATAGATGCAGCAACAACAGCAGATAATGTAGATGAAGCTAAAGGAAAAGGCATTGAATTAATTGATAAACAGTACCAACCAGGAAGCTCACTAGATGTTAGAAAAGATTCAGCAAAAGAAGCGATTGACGCGGAAGCAGCTAAAATTAAAGAACGCATTAATAATGATCCAACTTTAACTGCTGAAGAAAAAGCAATCCAAAGTGGTGGAGTTGACCAAGAAGTTGTAAACGCTAAGGATGCAATAGATGCAGCAACAACAGCAGACGGTGTAGATGAAGCTAAAGGCAAAGGTATTGAATTGATTGACAAGCAACACCAATCAGGTAATTCATTAGACACGAGAAAAGACTCAGCAAAAGAAGCAATTGATGCAGAAGCAGCTAAAATTAAAGAACGTATTAATAATGATCCAACTTTAACTGCTGAAGAAAAAACAGCTCAAAGTGGTGGAGTTGATCAAGAAGCGACAAATGCTAAAAGTGCAATAGACGCAGCAACAACAGCAGATGGAGTGGATGAAGCTAAAGGCAAAGGTATTGAGTTGATTAATAATCAATATCAACCAGGTGTTTCAATTGACTCTCGTAAAGAAGCAGCTAAAAAAGCGATTGATCAAGAAGCTAATTTAATCAAAGAACGTATTAATAATGATCCAACCTTAACAAATGAAGAAAAAGCTAGCCAAAGTAGTAATGCTGATGCCGAAGCAGTAAAAGCAAAAGAGTCAATTGATGCAGCGGTAGATGCAAATGGCGTAGATTCATCTAAGGGTCAAGGAATTACAAATATCGACAATCAGTATCAAACAAGTCAACCGTTGGAAGAAAGAAAAGAAGCAGCTAAAGCTGGAATTGATGAAGCAACTCAATCAGCAAAAGAACGTATTGCTAATGATTTGACGTTGACAGATGAAGAAAAAGCAACACAAAGTGCTGGAGTAGATGCCGAAGCAGCAAAAGCTAAGGAAGCGATAGATGCAGCAGTAGATGCAAGTGGTGTAGACTCATCTAAGGGTCAAGGAGTTACAAACATCGATAACAACTACCAACCAGGAACAGCATTGAATGAACGAAAAGAGTTGGCAAAAGCAGATATTGATGAAGCAGCTCAAGCAACAAAAGAAAAAATCAATAATGATCCAACACTAACAGATGAAGAAAAAGCAACACAAAGTGCTGGAGTAGACGAAGCAGCGACTAAAGCTAAGGAAACAATAGATGCAGCAGTAGATGCAAATGGTGTAGATCGTGCTAAAGGTGAAGGGATTACAAACATTGATAAAAACTATCAACCAGGTACACCTTTAAACAAGCGTAAAGAATTAGCAAAAGCAGATATTGATGAAGCTGCAAAAGCAACAAAAGAAAAAATTAATAATGATGTGACCCTAACGAATGAAGAAAAAGCAACACAAAGTGCTGGAGTAGATGAAGCCGCAACAAAAGCAAAAGAAGCAATTGATGCAGCTGAATCAGCAGACGCAGTAGACGCTTCAAAAGGTGAGGGTATTACGAATATTGATAAAGCATACCAACCAGGAAGTGCCTTAGACTTACGTAAAGAAGAAGCTAAAAAAGCAATCGATGCAGCTGCAAAAGCAACAAAAGAAAAAATTAATAACGATGCGACACTAACAAAAGCAGAAAAAGAAAAACAAAGTAATTCAGTAGACACAGAAGCAACAAAAGCTAAAAAAGCAATTGATGTAGCTGAAACAGCAGATGCAGTAGACGCTTCAAAAGGTGAAGGTATTACAAATATTGATAAAGCGTATCAACCAGGAAGTGCCTTAGACTTACGTAAAGAAGACGCTAAAAAAGCAATCGATGAAGCCGCAAAAGTAACAAAAGAAAAAATCAATAATGATGTAACTTTAACAAAAGAAGAAAAGAAAAAACAAAATGATGTAGTGGATGCAGAAGCAACAAAAGCGAAAAAAGCAATCGATGTAGCTAAAACAGCAGACGCAGTAGACGCTTCAAAAGGTGAAGGTATTACAAATATTGATAAAGCGTATCAACCAGGAAGTGCCTTAGACTTACGTAAAGAAGACGCTAAAAAAGCAATCGATGAAGCTGCAAAAGCAACAAAAGAAAAAATTAATAATGATGCGACACTAACGAAAGCAGAAAAAGAAAAACAAAGTGATGCAGTAGATACAGAAGCAACAAAAGCGAAAAAAGCAATCGATGTAGCTAAAACAGCAGACGCAGTAGACGCTTCAAAAGGTGAAGGTATTACGAATATTGATAAAGCGTACCAACCAGGAAGTGCCTTAGACTTACGTAAAGAAGAAGCTAAAAAAGCAATCGATGAAGCTGCAAAAGCAACAAAAGAAAAAATCAATAACGACGTAACTCTAACAAAAGAAGAGAAGAAAAAACAAAATGACGCAGTAGATGCAGAAGCTAAAAAAGCGAAAGCAGCGATCGTTGCGGCAAAAACTCCAGATGAAATTGATCAAGCTAAAGGTCAAGGAATTACAGATGTAAGTAAGCAACATGAATCTGGAAAGGCTATTAACGAACAAAAAGAAATAGCTAAAAATGAACTTGATAAAGTGGCAGAAGCAACAAAAGAGAAAATTAGAAATGATGAAAATCTAACTAACTCTCAAAAAGAAGCACAAATCAAGGCGGTTGACGAAGCATTAGTAAAAGCTAAGATCGAAATCGACAAAGCAACAACAGCAGACGCTATTGTCAAAACTAAATTAGAGTCAATTACTCTAGTTGAAAGTCAATATAAACCAGGTAAAAAAATTACCGGTATTAACACTGGAGGTAAAGGAACTTCATCAGGTGGAGGTTATACATCATCTGGGACTTCAGGTAAAACAGGCTACTCAGCCCTACCTAAAACTGGTAGTGAACAAAATGGTTATTTAGCAGGATTAGTCGGTTTTGTTTTATCAGGTTTAGCATTATTAGGATTTAGAAAAAGACGTGAAACAGAAGAAAAATAA
- a CDS encoding alpha/beta fold hydrolase: protein MKKFWKISLIILGSLLAIVCLFLGGSYINNQSKLKKEAKQIESYGEQLDVFDGKINVVRSGKDKNKENILLFPGYGTASPYYDFLPVITKLEKDFNVIVVEPFGYGLSSQTKRKRSIENIVEEMHEVITQLNMDHYILGGHSITGLYGVNYLNRYKDENVTGFLGIDTSVPTQKMESMNMAPFNFLKKSGIMRLYIDSNPAKGLGMKEDDPNVDQVRMITLKNSISDNLEEELDLLSENFQKTKKMVLPKDLPTLMFVAINDGRDDWVPEHQKQMKQVTNGKMIELKGHHYLHRTQSKAIAEESNKFFNK, encoded by the coding sequence ATGAAGAAATTTTGGAAAATTAGTTTAATTATTTTAGGAAGTTTACTTGCTATTGTTTGTTTATTTTTAGGTGGTAGTTATATAAATAATCAAAGTAAACTAAAAAAAGAGGCCAAGCAAATTGAAAGTTATGGTGAACAACTTGATGTATTTGATGGCAAAATAAACGTGGTACGCAGTGGAAAAGATAAGAATAAAGAAAATATTCTTCTATTTCCTGGATACGGAACAGCTTCACCTTATTACGATTTTTTACCTGTTATAACAAAGCTTGAAAAGGATTTTAACGTAATCGTCGTTGAACCTTTTGGATACGGCTTAAGTAGCCAAACAAAACGAAAAAGATCTATTGAAAATATCGTTGAAGAGATGCATGAAGTCATCACTCAACTAAATATGGATCATTACATTTTAGGTGGGCACTCAATTACTGGACTGTATGGTGTAAATTATTTAAATCGTTACAAGGATGAAAACGTCACTGGATTTTTAGGTATTGATACGAGTGTTCCAACTCAAAAAATGGAAAGTATGAATATGGCTCCTTTCAACTTCTTAAAAAAATCAGGTATCATGAGACTCTATATTGATAGTAACCCTGCCAAAGGGTTAGGGATGAAAGAAGATGACCCTAATGTCGACCAAGTTAGAATGATTACCTTGAAAAACTCAATTAGTGATAATTTAGAAGAAGAACTTGATTTACTAAGTGAGAACTTCCAAAAAACTAAAAAAATGGTACTACCTAAAGACTTACCTACTTTAATGTTTGTTGCAATTAATGACGGTCGCGATGACTGGGTTCCAGAACATCAAAAACAAATGAAACAGGTAACTAATGGTAAAATGATTGAACTTAAAGGGCATCATTATTTACACCGTACTCAATCAAAAGCTATTGCTGAAGAATCAAATAAATTTTTCAATAAATAA